tagtcctgcagtcagtcctattgaaccgtcttatggtgagcaggcaggcgatacggactgctagcagtcgtactgtaccatcttctgccaggcaggcaagagatgaggattgctagcagtcgtattgcaccatcttctgccaggcaggcaagagatggggatggctagcaggcgtactgtaccatcttctgccaagcagccatgagatgtggatggcatgcagtccttctgcaccgtctgctgccagccaaagatgtaaaagatagatggagtgggtcaaaacaagaaatagaccagatttgttttgtactcatttgcctcctcccctgtctaggggactcattcctctaggtcacactgcagtcactcacagagaaggtgcagcgaggtaaatctagccatgtatcaatcagaggccaggctaacctccttgttccaataacaacgataacttaggtgcaccatttcttattggaaccctccgtgcagtcctgcctgaaatactccttgatgtacaggcaccccctttgttgattttagctccctgaagccaaccctgtaagccgtgtcgtcagtcgcccctccctccgtcagagcaacggcagacaatcgttccgcgccttttttctgtgcggacgccataccacggcaagcatggagcccgctcagctcactttggcaattaggagcacattaaccaccacacgcattattcagcagtatatgcagcaccagaacatggcaacgcgataccgggcgaggaggcgacgtcagcgcggtcccgtgagtgatcaggacatggacacagatttctctgaaagcatgggccctgacaatgcatgcatcatggtgctaatggggcaggttcatgctgtggaacgccgattctgggctcgggaaacaagcacagactggtgggaccgcatagtgttgcaggtctgggacgattcccagtggctacgaaactttcgcatgcgtaagggcactttcatggaactttgtgacttgctttcccctgtcctgaagcgcatgaataccaagatgagagcagccctcacagttgagaagcgagtggcgatagccctgtggaagcttgcaacgccagacagctaccggtcagttgggaatcaatttggagtgggcaaatctactgtgggggctgctgtgatgcaagtagcccacgcaatcaaagatctgctgatatcaagggtagtgaccctgggaaatgtgcaggtcatagtggatggctttgctgcaatgggattccctaactgtggtggggctatagatggaacccatatccctatcttggcaccggagcaccaagccgccgagtacataaaccgcaaggggtacttttcaatagtgctgcaagctctggtggatcacaagggacgtttcaccaacatcaacgtgggatggccgggaaaggtgcatgatgctcgcatcttcaggaactctggtctgtttcaaaagctgcaggaagggactttattcccagaccagaaaataactgttggggatgttgaaatgcctatatgtatccttggggacccagcctaccccttaatgccatggctcatgaagccgtacacaggcagcctggacagtggtcaggagctgttcaactacaggctgagcaagtgcagaatggtggtagaatgtgcatttggacgtttaaaggcgcgctggcgcagtttattgactcgcttagacctcagcgaaaccaatattcccactgttattactgcttgctgtgtgctccacaatatctgtgagagtaagggggagacgtttatggcggggtgggaggttgaggcaaatcgcctggctgctggttacgcgcagccagacaccagggcggttagaagagcacaggagggcgcggtacgcatcagagaagctttgaaaaacagtttcatgactggccaggctacggtgtaaaagttctgtttgtttctccttgatgaacccccccgccccttggttcactctacttccctgtaagctaaccaccctcccctcctccctttaatcattgcttgcagagccaataaagtcattgctgcttcacagtcatgcattcgttattcattcatcacacaaatagggggatgactaccaaggtatcccaggaggggtggtggaggagggaaggaaaatgccacacagcactttaagcacagcactttaaaagtttacaactttaaaatttattgaatgacagccttcttttttttgggcaatcctctgtgggggagtggctggttggccggaggcctccccaccgtgttcttgggcgtctgggtgtggaggctatggaacttggggaggagggcggttggttacagaggggctgcagtggcagtctgtgctccagctgcctttgctgcagctcaaccatacactggagcatactggtttggtcctgcagcagcctcagcattgaatcctgcctcctctcatcacgctgccgccacctttgagcttcagccctgtcttcagcccgccacttactctcttcagcccgccacttactctcttcagccctccacctctcctcccggtcattttgtgctttcctgcactctgacattatttgcctccacgcattcgtctgtgctctgtcagtgtgggaggacagcatgagctcggagaacatttcatcgcgagtgcgtttttttttctttctaagcttcactagcctctgggaaggagaagatcctgtgatcattgaaacacatgcagctggtggagaaaaaaaaagggacagcggtatttaaaaagacacattttataaaacagtggctacactctttcagggtaaaccttgaaagttaacattacatacatagcacatgtgctttcgttacaaggtcgcattttgcctcctcccaccgcgtgaacggattttggttgaatgccagcaaacatacactgcaatgctttgttctacagtgattccccagtacgtgttgctggcctggagtggtaaagtgtcctaccatgaaggacgaaataaggctgccctccccagaaaccttttgcaaaggcagaaccgcaaatgccagggcaaagtaatcctttcacatgcttgcttttaaaccatgtatagcattttaaaaggtacactcaccagaggtcccttctccgcctgctgagtccaggaggcagccttgggtgggttcggggggtactggctccaggtctagggtgagaaacagttcctggctgtcgggaaaaccggtttctccgcttgcttgctgtgagctatctacaacctcctcctcatcatcttcttcgtccccaaaacctacttctgtattgcctccatctccattgaaggagtcaaacaacacggctggggtagtggtggctgaaccccctaaaatggcatgcagctcatcatagaagcggcatgtttggggctctgacccagagcggccgttcgcctctctggttttctggtaggcttgcctcagctccttcagtttcacgcggcactgcttcgggtccctgttatggcctctgtccttcatgccctgggagattttcagaaaggttttggcatttcgaaaactggaacggagttctgatagcacggattcctctccccaaacagcgatcagatcccgtacctcccgttcagtccatgctggagctcttttgcgattctgggactccatcatggtcacctctgctgatgagctctgcatggtcacctgcagcttgccacgctggccaaacaggaaatgagattcaaaagttcgcggttcttttcctgtctacctggccagtgcatctgagttgagagcgctgtccagagcggtcagaatggagcactctgggatagctcccggaggccaataccatcgaattgtgtccacagtaccccaaattcgagccggcaacgtcgatttaagcgctaatccacttgtcaggggtggagtaaggaaatcgattttaagagccctttaagtcgaaataaagggcttcattgtgtggacgggtgcaggtttaaatcgatttaacgctgctaaattcgatctaaagtcctagtgtagaccagggctaagacggTTCAGCCATGAATGCTCCAAGTTCTCCCACCCTTCTAGCTATGGTGATAGCAATCGTAAATGAGGTCTTAAAGGAGAAGTAGCAGAACAAATAGGTGGCCATAGATTTAAATGGGCAGTTCCTTAGGGCACTGAGAATCACATTAAGGTCTCCATGGAGATGGGGTGGGATATGAGGAAACAAATTAGATAAGCCCTTAAGGAATCTGGGCATGGTTGAGTGGGCAAAAACTGAAAGATCCTCAATAGACAAATGAAGGCGAAAATAACTGCCAGGTTTAC
The nucleotide sequence above comes from Caretta caretta isolate rCarCar2 chromosome 1, rCarCar1.hap1, whole genome shotgun sequence. Encoded proteins:
- the LOC142071008 gene encoding uncharacterized protein LOC142071008 — its product is MQSSSAEVTMMESQNRKRAPAWTEREVRDLIAVWGEESVLSELRSSFRNAKTFLKISQGMKDRGHNRDPKQCRVKLKELRQAYQKTREANGRSGSEPQTCRFYDELHAILGGSATTTPAVLFDSFNGDGGNTEVGFGDEEDDEEEVVDSSQQASGETGFPDSQELFLTLDLEPVPPEPTQGCLLDSAGGEGTSAACVSMITGSSPSQRLVKLRKKKKRTRDEMFSELMLSSHTDRAQTNAWRQIMSECRKAQNDREERWRAEESKWRAEESKWRAEDRAEAQRWRQRDERRQDSMLRLLQDQTSMLQCMVELQQRQLEHRLPLQPLCNQPPSSPSSIASTPRRPRTRWGGLRPTSHSPTEDCPKKRRLSFNKF